The stretch of DNA CGAGGTAAGACCGCATCGAAGCTTACGCTTCGAGATTCTGGAAACTCCAGAGCAGGCATTTGTCAGGAAGATGAAAAAGGAGGCTTAATAAACATGAAACGAATTAAGCTATCGAAGGGAAATACTTTCAGGATAGCACATTCAACATCGCAACCCATAGATTTAAAAACCCCTTTCTATTAGCAAGCTTATACGCTTCGGCGTAAATACACAGAAAGGTGAAAGTACATATGAATGGAGATTATGAAAGAGGGTTCCGAGGCAACCAAACAGCCCCGGTAAATGTCGGCGACGAGCTTGAAGTCAAGATTGAGGCAGTCGGCGAAAAAGGAGATGGCATCGCAAAGAAGAACGGATTTGTTTTGTTCGTCCCGAACACAAACGAAGGCGACGAAGTCAAAATCCGGGTCACTAAAGTCCTGCGAAAGGTAGGCTTTGCTGAAGTCATCGGGAAGTCCGAAGGGAAGTCCGAGAAATCAGAAGAGCCAGAAGAGGGCGAATCACAGTCCGAATCACAGCCCGAAGCAGAGTCCGAAGAAGAGCCAGAAGACTCCGAAGATTTCGGCGATGAAGAAGCGAAAGATTAATTCTATCTTTTTTTATACTTTTCTTTCTTTCCGCTACATATGAGACTCTTCATAGCCATAGACGTGCCTGACGCATTCAATGCCTCCCTCAAAGACATCCAAGCCTCATTAGAAGGCCCGGGCCGCTTAATTCTCCCAAAGGCATTTCATCTTACCTTAAAATTCCTTGGAGACGTCTCTGAAGAAAGATACCTCCATATCCAACCCATTCTCAGAAGTGTCAAATTCAGGCAATTTCCGCTCACAACCTCTTCCCTCGGTGTTTTTCCTTCAGAATCCTACCTCCAGGTCATCTGGCTCGGCTTTGAGCCCTCTCAACCCTTGGCAAAGCTCCAGAAAGAGATCTCCAAAGCCCTGGAATCCTACTATCCTCACGAAAAGAATTTCATCCCCCACATCACCCTTGCAAGGGTAAAATCAGTCCAGGACAAGCCAAAGCTTCTTGAAAAACTAAAAACACCGGTTCCTCCAATGTCGTGGGAAGCCACAGACATCAAGCTCTGCCGCTCCATCCTCACTCCGAATGGCCCGGAATACACTGAGTTAATGTCATTAATCTCTAAATAATCATAACTCCCAATAAAGAAAGAATTAAAACTAATCAGATTGAAAACCCAATAAAGTCGGATTAATAAATTAGTAAATACTAACTCAATAAAAACCAGCACCTTTTTAAATCCTGTGGGTTTTCTTCCAGTATTACCGACCCAGCTCCAATTCTGCGGAGCATGGAGTGCTGTCTGAGGTAAAAAAAATGACAGAACAGTTTTTGATTGCTCAGGACATTTACCTAAAGTCAGGAATCCACATCGGGACAAAATTCAGGACGAAGTACATGGAAAAATTCATCTACAAAACACGCCCCGATGGCCTCTCAGTCCTTAATCTCCAAAAAATAGATGAGCGTATACGCTTGGCAGCAAAACTCCTCAGCCAATATACTCCTGAAGATGTGCTCATTGTCAGCAAGCGAGAGAATGGATGGAAAGCAGTCCGGGCATTCGGAAAGGCTACGGGCTGCAAATTCTTCGCAGGAAGATACCCGCCGGGCATCATGACCAATCCCCAGCTTGAGAGCTATATCGAGCCGAAGATCCTTCTTGCAACCGATGCATGGCCTGACAGGAACGCAATCAAAGATTCCCTTAAGGCAGGAATCCCCGTCATAGCATTATGCGACACAAACAACCAGGCAAACGACATCGACCTTGTAGTTCCCTGCAATAACAAGGGAAAGAAATCCCTTGGATTGTTCTTCTGGTTATTGGGCCGTGAATATCTGCAGCACCGGGGCGTACTCAAAAAAGACGAGGAGCTTCCAATGCCTCTTGAGGACTTTACAGAAGAGTAGCTAAAAAAACCTGAAGCCTCCTTCCTTTGTTCCGATAATCCCTCCCTCCACAATCTTAAATGCAATTTCCTGGTCTTCTGGAAGGGAACGGTGCTTCTTAAGGATAGCCCTTCGGTTGCCAGAAGGAGTAATCTGCAGCTCAATCAGGCACTTGCTCCAGTATTT from Candidatus Nanoarchaeia archaeon encodes:
- a CDS encoding TRAM domain-containing protein, which codes for MNGDYERGFRGNQTAPVNVGDELEVKIEAVGEKGDGIAKKNGFVLFVPNTNEGDEVKIRVTKVLRKVGFAEVIGKSEGKSEKSEEPEEGESQSESQPEAESEEEPEDSEDFGDEEAKD
- the thpR gene encoding RNA 2',3'-cyclic phosphodiesterase, with amino-acid sequence MRLFIAIDVPDAFNASLKDIQASLEGPGRLILPKAFHLTLKFLGDVSEERYLHIQPILRSVKFRQFPLTTSSLGVFPSESYLQVIWLGFEPSQPLAKLQKEISKALESYYPHEKNFIPHITLARVKSVQDKPKLLEKLKTPVPPMSWEATDIKLCRSILTPNGPEYTELMSLISK
- the rpsB gene encoding 30S ribosomal protein S2 is translated as MTEQFLIAQDIYLKSGIHIGTKFRTKYMEKFIYKTRPDGLSVLNLQKIDERIRLAAKLLSQYTPEDVLIVSKRENGWKAVRAFGKATGCKFFAGRYPPGIMTNPQLESYIEPKILLATDAWPDRNAIKDSLKAGIPVIALCDTNNQANDIDLVVPCNNKGKKSLGLFFWLLGREYLQHRGVLKKDEELPMPLEDFTEE